Genomic DNA from Streptomyces venezuelae:
GCCCCTGGCCCGCATCGAACTGGCGGCGTCCCTGCACGCCCTGCTGCGCCGCGCCCCGGCCCTGCGCCTCGCGGCGGACCCGCCCCGCACCCCGAACTTCGTGATCCGAGGGTTCGAGGAGCTCCTGGTGACGGTGTGACGGGACCCGCGGGCCCCCTCACCGCGGCAACGTGAGCCCCCACGCCCGAGCCCGCACCGTCCACGTCCGGGTCCGCACCGGGCCCGCCACCACCGCGTCCGCCCGGTAGCGGAAGTCCGCCCCGGACACCGTCACCGTCCGCGCCCGGACCCGTACCGGCGACGCGTCCGCCCCCGCCGAAGGGGACGGGCGGACCTCCACACGGGCCAGGCCGCCGCCCCCGGCCGTGACACGGACGCCCTCGACGGGCTGGTCCAGGCCCACGAGCGTGACCCCGTCCGCCTCGATCCGGAGCCGGGCCGGCGGTACGGGACGGGACGGGCGCGCGGGGCGCGCCGCGAGCGTGCGGACGAACGACTGGCACGAGCGCAGCCACGCGTGCCCCTCCGCCGCGACGCCCGCCCTCCCCGCGATCACCCTCGCTGAGGCGCCCGCGCCCACGGACGAGGAGACGTCCTCGGGCACGGACGAGGACCTGCCCGCCCCCACCGGCGGGATCCGGAGATCACCGAGGACGACCCCGTCACTGTCGTCCACCAGCAGGTCGAGTCTGCGCTCGGCACCCTCCAGGACCGCCCGCGCCGCGGCCACCGCCCCCGCCGGCACCCCCAGCCCGCGCGTCAGCGTCAGCGATTGCGCGGCGCCCACGGGGACGACGGAAAGCGCGCACCCGGCGAGGTCCCGCTCCCGGTGGAGCGCCGCCACCGCACGCAGCAGCGCCCGATCGTCGCCGATCACCACGAGCCGTCGCGTACCCCGCCTGGCCAGCGCTTTCGTGAAGTCTTCGGGGCCGTCGGGGAGACAGACCCGGACCGCGGCGCCCGCGCCGAGCACATCCTTCGCGATCCGTACCGACTCACCGTCCGTGCGCCGGGCGACCGGGTCGATGACGACTAGGAGCTGGTCGCGAGCCGACAACGTGCGCCCTTTCTTTTAGCCGTTCTTTGAGACCTCGGGTAGCATCTTTGTGCAAGAGCCCCTTGCGCTATTGCGCCAGGGGCTTCGTCTATTCCGGGGCAGCATCCAAGGCACACCCATACGGCGGCTACGGCCCCAGACCTTGGACATGCCCCGCCCGGAAGGGGTGTACGCCTGTGCCCGCACTTGTGCTGCTCGGTGCTCAGTGGGGTGACGAAGGCAAGGGAAAGGCCACTGACCTGCTCGGTGGCTCCGTGGACTATGTAGTGCGCTACCAGGGCGGCAACAACGCCGGCCACACGGTCGTCGTCGGCGACCAGAAGTACGCGCTGCATCTCCTCCCTTCCGGGATTCTCTCCCCGGACTGCGTGCCCGTCATCGGCAACGGAGTCGTCGTCGACCCGTCGGTCCTGCTCTCCGAGCTGAGCGGTCTGAACGAGCGCGGCGTCGACACGTCGAAGCTGCTGATCAGCGGCAACGCGCACATCATCACGCCGTACAACGTCACGGTCGACAAGGTCGGCGAGCGCTTCCTCGGCAAGCGGAAGATCGGCACGACGGGCCGCGGCATCGGCCCGACGTACGCCGACAAGATCAACCGCACCGGCATCCGCGTCCAGGACCTCTACGACGAGTCGATCCTGAAGCAGAAGGTCGAAGCGGCCCTGGAGCAGAAGAACCAGCTCCTGACCAAGGTCTTCAACCGGCGCGCGATCGAGTCGGAGCAGATCGTCGAGCAGCTCCTGGAGCACGGCGAGAACATCAAGCAGTACGTCGCCGACACGACGCTGATCCTGAACAACGCGCTCGACGACGACAAGGTCGTCCTGTTCGAGGGCGGCCAGGGCACGCTCCTGGACGTGGACCACGGCACGTACCCCTTCGTCACCTCCTCGAACCCGACCGCGGGCGGCGCCTGCACGGGCACGGGCGTGGGCCCGACGAAGATCACCCGGGTCATCGGCATCCTGAAGGCGTACACGACCCGTGTCGGCGCGGGCCCGTTCCCGACGGAGCTGTTCGACGCGGACGGCGAGGCGCTGCGCACCATCGGCGGCGAGCGCGGTGTGACGACGGGCCGTGACCGCCGCTGCGGCTGGTTCGACGCCCCGATCGCCCGCTACGCGACGCGCGTCAACGGCCTCACGGACTTCTTCCTGACGAAGCTCGACGTCCTCACCGGCTGGGAGCAGATCCCGGTCTGCGTGGCGTACGAGATCGACGGCAAGCGTGTCGAGGAGCTCCCGTACAACCAGACCGACTTCCACCACGCGAAGCCGATCTACGAGATGCTGCCCGGCTGGTCCGAGGACATCACCAAGGCGCAGACCTTCTCCGACCTGCCGAAGAACGCGCAGGGTTACGTGAAGGCGCTGGAGGAGATGTCCGGCGCGCCGATCTCCGCGATCGGTGTGGGTCCGGGCCGCACGGAGACGATCGAGATCAACTCGTTCGTCTAGTCGTAGAGCTCTGTGGGAGGGGCGTCCCGGCACTGTCGCCGGGGCGCCCCTCCGCGCATACCCGCAGGCCCTCCGGGGTCGCGCACGGCAGGTGGCCGTGGGTGCGGATGACGTCGATGCCGGTGCCGCGCGCGTAGGCGAGGAACCCCGCGGCGAGGGAGTCGGCGGGCGGGAGGCCGTAGGTGTAGGCGTACTCGATCTCGCGGTAGGGGTAGCCGGTCTTCAGGAGCTGGTCGGTGGACGGCGCGTGGCCTTCCAGGTCGAGCCGGTGCAGGCCCTTGAGGCCGGAGGCGGCGCGGAGTTCGCTGTAGCCGATGGCGCCGGGGATGCGGCCGACGGCGTCGAGGACCTGGTCGGTGGAGTCGAGTTCGCAGCGGGTGACGGGCACGGACGGGTCGTCCTTGCCGAGGCAGTCGTTGGAGGACGCCTTGATCTCGAAGGTGCCGCCGAGGACGCGGCGCTGGAGCGTGTCGCGGGTGCCGGAGCT
This window encodes:
- a CDS encoding adenylosuccinate synthase: MPALVLLGAQWGDEGKGKATDLLGGSVDYVVRYQGGNNAGHTVVVGDQKYALHLLPSGILSPDCVPVIGNGVVVDPSVLLSELSGLNERGVDTSKLLISGNAHIITPYNVTVDKVGERFLGKRKIGTTGRGIGPTYADKINRTGIRVQDLYDESILKQKVEAALEQKNQLLTKVFNRRAIESEQIVEQLLEHGENIKQYVADTTLILNNALDDDKVVLFEGGQGTLLDVDHGTYPFVTSSNPTAGGACTGTGVGPTKITRVIGILKAYTTRVGAGPFPTELFDADGEALRTIGGERGVTTGRDRRCGWFDAPIARYATRVNGLTDFFLTKLDVLTGWEQIPVCVAYEIDGKRVEELPYNQTDFHHAKPIYEMLPGWSEDITKAQTFSDLPKNAQGYVKALEEMSGAPISAIGVGPGRTETIEINSFV
- a CDS encoding diacylglycerol kinase family protein, with protein sequence MSARDQLLVVIDPVARRTDGESVRIAKDVLGAGAAVRVCLPDGPEDFTKALARRGTRRLVVIGDDRALLRAVAALHRERDLAGCALSVVPVGAAQSLTLTRGLGVPAGAVAAARAVLEGAERRLDLLVDDSDGVVLGDLRIPPVGAGRSSSVPEDVSSSVGAGASARVIAGRAGVAAEGHAWLRSCQSFVRTLAARPARPSRPVPPARLRIEADGVTLVGLDQPVEGVRVTAGGGGLARVEVRPSPSAGADASPVRVRARTVTVSGADFRYRADAVVAGPVRTRTWTVRARAWGLTLPR